The following proteins come from a genomic window of Methanofollis sp.:
- the hisB gene encoding imidazoleglycerol-phosphate dehydratase HisB has protein sequence MRIGEIKRETKETKIDLSIALDREGGADIATGIPFMDHMLNSFARHGGFGLSIRAKGDLEVDAHHLVEDLGIVLGMALKEAVGDGAGITRFADAAIPMDEALADVAIDVGGRGYLVFTGDFNGPAVGGIDTTLFEHFFYSLCTRAGVTAHIRFYGRNDHHMAEAIFKAFGVALAKAVAVDPRRSGVPSTKGTL, from the coding sequence ATGAGGATTGGAGAGATCAAGAGAGAGACGAAGGAGACGAAGATAGACCTGAGCATCGCGCTGGACAGGGAGGGTGGCGCCGATATCGCGACCGGCATCCCCTTCATGGACCACATGCTCAATTCGTTCGCACGGCACGGGGGCTTCGGCCTCTCCATCCGTGCGAAGGGCGACCTTGAGGTGGACGCCCACCACCTGGTGGAGGACCTCGGCATCGTCCTCGGCATGGCCCTCAAGGAGGCGGTGGGGGACGGCGCCGGGATCACCCGCTTTGCCGACGCCGCCATCCCGATGGACGAGGCCCTCGCCGATGTCGCGATCGACGTCGGCGGTCGGGGCTACCTGGTCTTCACCGGCGACTTCAACGGCCCCGCGGTCGGCGGGATCGACACGACCCTCTTCGAGCACTTCTTCTACAGCCTCTGCACCCGCGCCGGGGTCACGGCCCATATCAGGTTCTATGGCCGGAACGACCACCACATGGCCGAGGCGATCTTCAAGGCATTCGGCGTCGCCCTCGCTAAGGCCGTGGCGGTCGACCCGCGGCGGAGCGGCGTGCCGAGTACCAAGGGCACGCTGTAG
- the hisA gene encoding 1-(5-phosphoribosyl)-5-[(5-phosphoribosylamino)methylideneamino]imidazole-4-carboxamide isomerase, giving the protein MMVFPAVDILNGQCVQLVQGKRESAVAYGTPLENARRWLDAGADALHVINLDGAFGSAQANVREIRELIQETGVFVELGGGIRSREDARAWLEVGVGRVILGTVAVREPEIVRDLSLEFGPEQVMAGVDARGGRVVIEGWEEEAGDYLSWAEHFEMLGAGSLLFTNVSVEGLCKGIDPEPVRRLLERTDLPVVVAGGVTTPADVRALRDLGVSGVVLGSALYSGKITIKEAREAAQ; this is encoded by the coding sequence AGTGCGTCCAGCTGGTGCAGGGCAAACGAGAGAGTGCGGTCGCCTACGGCACGCCTCTTGAAAATGCGCGGCGCTGGCTTGACGCCGGGGCCGACGCCCTCCACGTGATCAACCTGGACGGTGCCTTTGGCAGCGCGCAGGCGAATGTGCGCGAGATCCGGGAACTGATCCAGGAGACCGGCGTCTTTGTCGAACTCGGCGGCGGGATCAGGAGCCGCGAGGACGCGCGGGCCTGGCTGGAGGTCGGCGTCGGCCGCGTGATCCTGGGGACGGTCGCGGTCAGGGAGCCAGAGATCGTCCGCGACCTCTCCCTGGAGTTCGGCCCCGAGCAGGTGATGGCCGGCGTGGACGCACGGGGAGGCCGGGTCGTCATCGAGGGCTGGGAGGAGGAGGCGGGCGACTACCTTTCATGGGCCGAGCATTTCGAGATGCTCGGCGCGGGGTCTCTTCTCTTCACGAACGTGAGTGTGGAGGGGCTCTGCAAGGGTATCGACCCCGAACCGGTCAGGCGCCTTCTAGAGCGCACTGACCTCCCGGTCGTCGTTGCCGGGGGAGTGACGACGCCGGCCGACGTGAGGGCTCTCAGGGACCTCGGTGTCTCCGGCGTGGTGCTCGGTTCGGCCCTGTACAGCGGGAAGATCACGATCAAAGAGGCACGGGAGGCGGCACAATGA